The window TCCAGGGTTTGAGGGGTCACTTCCCTTTGAACTTGAAACTGGGTAAGTGAGGAACATAATGTTAGTATGAATAATGAATATCATAATTCTGATAATTGAAATGGGGGCACTACTAGATATATTGGTGTGGAGCCAGATGATTCACAACTTTTCTACTATTTCATAAAATCACAAGGGAATCCTAAAGATGATCCTCTTATTCTTTGGCTAACTGGTGGCCCTGGCTGTTCTGCTTTCTCTGGTCTTGTTTTTGAAATGGGTAACATAAATTTCCAACTTTTAATTTAAGCTATGGAAATAGACCcatttttggatgaattaaGTACCCTTTTGATGTAATCAGGTCCGTTGAAGTTTGATGTGGAGGGGTATAATGGGAGCTTACCTACGTTATTGTTGAATCCACATTCATGGACACAGGTCAGCATGTTTAATTCATTCCTGCCACAAAAATCATATGTCAGATGCCTGAGAATTGATTTTTCAGGTTTCAAGCATAATATTTCTAGATGCTCCTATTGGCACTGGATTTTCATATGCCAAAACCTCACTAGGTGCTCTTTCAGGTGACTTTATACAGATTAACCAAACTGTCCAATTTCTTAGACAGGTAACAAATTTCCTTTGGTGACAAATTGTAAGATTAAACAGgaaaagttttgaattttttttttttttttttttttttttttgtgacagTGGTTAGAaaatcatccagaattcatgtCAAATCAAGTTTACATTGCTGGAGATTCATATTCTGGCATTACTGTTCCTCCTATAGCTCAAAAGGTTTCAGAAGGTTAAAGAAAAACCATTaagttattaatttatattgtaTTTGAAGCATGAGGTTTCCTGCAATAGTTTATTAGTTTGTTTTTTATTATGCagggaatgaagaaggtgaaaaACCACTAATAAATCTCAAGGCATGCAATTTTGGTTCTCCCTATTTGCTTTCATGTTTTGTTTTCaaatggcaaaaagcatcactGAGACacattattattttgattttcaTGAATTGAGCTTTTGAAACTTTATTTTAATACATTAGACAGTTGTTCAATttacttttggtcatattaaACGTCTGTATATATCAAATTAGTTAAATATAAACATTTACTTCAATTATAAAAGCATTTGTTTGAAATTGTTGTTTTAagatttttatggtttttaattACTATAACACATGTAGGAAAAAACTATTTCTAAacggttaaaaatataaatttaaaaacgcatatgaaataaataattaatgtttcaaaattgattttttttgtcattaAGATTTAGTatgacaaaaaataaaagatgagaAATTTAATATATTGAAATGAAAGATAAGTGACTCAATCCATTAAAATCATCTCCTCAAGATTATTTTTGCCTTTTGGAATAGTAAATTCAATGAGACTGGAtgattcaatttcattttttttttgttttttggtaaGTGAAAGATTAGCAAATAaagtcaaaaaaaattaaaaggttaaAAGTTAACTGATAATATCGTGTGTTGGGGGGTTTCAGGGGTGTATACTGGGGAATGCAGGAACAGATGGTGTTCTTGAAAGCAACTCCAAAATCCCTTATGTTCATGGAAAGGGATTTATTTCTGACCAACTCTTTCAGGTCTTTTTTTATTCTTAATTTTActtcactaattaatgaatacTCTATGTCTAATTAATAATTAGTTAGTGATTGCAGTCCCTGAAGACAAGTTGTGGGGGAGAATATACAAATATAGACCCCACCAATTCTGAGTGTTTAAAATATATGCAGGATTATTATAAGGTAAATAAAATAATTCTGTCACTCCATCtactttatttaattaatataatataatttgatGTGATAAATTTTGCATTGGCAGTGTGTAACAGGAATTAATGTTGTACATGTTTTGGAGCCTCTTTGTTATTTTCCTTCTGTTATGAAATGCCGGGTAATTTCACATCCATTTTTCTTTTAACcaaaatttattgaaataaaagtatctaaattaaattaaactgtatatatattttgattaagtGCAGGACTATGATTACTTACTTTCCCAAAATTGGGCCAACAACAAGAAGGTGAGGGAAGCTCTTCATATACAAAAGGTAATTAAGAGAGttagttgaaaaagaatgaTTAAGGaattaattaaaatacaaataataattaaatatgatgcaGGGAAGTCTAAAAAAATGGATAAGATGCAATTATGGAATAAACTACAGTAGGGACATTGTTAGCAGCGTTGGGTATCATGTGTATCTTGGGAACAAAGGCTTCCGCTCATTACTCTACAGGTTTATGTTTATTTCTTCATTTACTTATCAAACattatattttcattttttttaattaaaattgcaAGTCTAGAAATAGGCAACACAATTTAACGTGTTCCATTATGATTATAATTGATTGAATAGTGAATAAAAATCGAAAAGATAGAGAATCTTATTAATTATGGATGAATTGAAACAGTGGAGATCACGATATGGTAGTGCCGTTTATATCAACGGAGGCGTGGATAAGATCTCTGAATTATTCGGTTGTGGATGAATGGAGACCATGGTTCCTGGATGCCCAAGTTGGAGGGTTGGTTTAAAAATTCTTAGAATTGAATtgaaatttagttttattttgaaatgattataatatatatatatatatatatatatatataggtacaCCAGGACTTACTCTAATGGCATCACTTTTGTTACTGTCAAGGTTAATTATTTCACTCTCATCTTTCTCATTTTAATGTCttaatttaaaatgaaaatatgtaaataggAATAAAATGCAATGCAGGGTGGAGGACACACAGCTCCAGAGTATAAGCCTGCCGAATGCTTTGCAATGTTTAAAAGGTGGACAAGGGAAGAccctttgtaattttatctgaTTAAATtgtaattgtattttttaactACAACCTGCTCCTCCTGCTTAGATATAATAAAAACCATCAACTTTGGATCTAGTCAAGTAAAATTAATTCTAATGTGAATGTTTACAATGTATATATAATCCTCTGTTTGTGCTTCCTTTTAATTACTCATTCATTATTGTCATCTATATCATCATGTATGAAGCTGCTATATTCATCAACTTCATTTTAGACTATGCAAATACCTTTTCATTGCTTTGTCACCAAATCAACAATTTGAGAAAACCAACTTCCAAATATTCTCTAACAATGTGATTTAGTTTTCTCATAAAATGTGGATATTTGTTTTGTTATCATAGTAAATGTAATACATGTATGTATCAAAGTGTGAACTATGGTATAATTCGGGTatcattagtgtaatttactcggGTTAAAGGGGGTTGATACATCGACAAAGAATTCTGAGTCGACTTTCCACTAACACCTTCACCAATTCTGATGACCATTATTCAAACCTTGAGTTTTCCACTTCACGCTACATCTCTTTCAAATTTGCACCTTGcaaaataaacaaaatgaaGTACCATAGTAGTTGCCATTTAAAAATGTGAATGTTGGTACCCCAAATATATTTTAATGCAACCAAACCAACATTCACAATGGAAACCAAACACCAAGTAAATAATATGTCAATTATTATTCATGAGACAAAAGTTAGCCCACTTACATGATTGATCAAATATTTAAATACTTTGATTTACCGAAATTAGGTAGAACCCACTACCTGTTCACAAATCTTTGTCTCCGACTTCTACATTGGTTGCTTTTCCTTCTCCCTCAAAATGAGTTTGAAGTTGAAGATGAATCCAACATTAAAAACCCCGGAAGTTTTCCATCGATGGTTTTGAATTCTTCCTCTTTCAGTTTTGATCATGCTCTTGTTTCGcctatctttttctttcatgGGTTCTAATAGGATCTCTTTGCTTGTCGCATGTTTGAGCTCTGTGGTAGAATGCCTCTTGTCCACAATTTGCTAAAACTCTTACTCGCCGACTTGTTAACCATCATTCCCATTTGCTTATGCCACCATTTCAATTTGCCTTGTATTTTCTCGTACAAATTTTAGGCTCCTCAAAGTTTGTCGTTGAGTTTGAATGTTTTCTCATGCTTCATTCCTCTTAATGTGATCCCCCACTCTTTTATCGTTGGGACTCTTCACTTTTCTCAAACTTCTTGGAGCACACAAAGTACACCATTCTTGTACATGAGTTGTTTTGGACAACCCCTCTAAAACTCATTACAAGCAAGGACCAACGCCAATGAATTATTTCAGGTGTCGCCTCAATTCATTCATAGCAATCAGAAATTTTCATCTCCACTTGAGAGGTCTTCAAGGGTATCTACGACCATGGGTTATCTCAACCAAAAACATCATTATTTTTACAATGGCCTTTGCCAAGATATTTCACGAGTGATCACATcttttttctcatttctcttttctttcatCAATCCGTCGGTCATCCTCATGGACCGGACCCCGAGGTGTCACCACAAATCACGAAAACACTGCTCGTTGGCCCATGAGTTTTCACAATATCATCTCACGACCAAATTTCGATTGAATGAATTTTCTGCAACGTTATTCCACGACCTTCTTCGGGCAGATATAACTTCCATAAATTTACCCACATAAGGCATATCATAACCATTGAATTTCTTAATCGGATGTTTCCCACCTGATATCCGCAATTACTTCTGATGTCTATCTTTGTCATGATAGACTATGCAAACACGCCTAAGAATACCCACAAGTTTCTACACAAGGGTCTATTCTCATACGATGGGCAGTGTCCATTTAATTCAAAGGTAACTCGATAATGAGTTTTCCTCGACTCTTGAGAAGGCACATGCAATTTTTCGTTAAATTCGGGTATGGAGGAATTCAGATTACGCCTCAATAATCCTATATCTCCAAACAAGAATCCAACAGTCCACTCCTATGACACTTCGCACAAGCCGCCAAATTCTGCCTGAATTTTCTCGATTCATGAAAGAGAACAAGCAATGTTTAACTGAATTAAAATGATTCAAGCATAAACTAGACCTCAATAATTTGGTTGTGACAACCATCAATTCACTAGATCATCTTTGTTCTACTTCACATGATCGTCGTATTCCGAAAATCAACTACGAATTCTCCCCCTTTAAAGGGATTGAATCTAGTAGAATTCCATCGCCTACAACCATAGGGAAGTATGCATTCACTTTATAGCATTCACATACAGTAGCAATCTCAATTCCTTTTGCTATTTTCGCGCTCTCACACATTGGTACAAGTCTCATAATAATAGCTCTGGTAATCAAACCAAAAAGCATCGTAAATTTCCATCCATCAATTCGTTGGAGGAAATTTAGTATCATTAGTATTGCTGGCCCACATCATAAAGAACTTGTTTAGTTAAAACAATGTTCACTCACACCACGAGTAACTCGCTTACTTAAAGTTGGCAAGCTCAGATTACGAAGAAATCGTTTAGTTACAGCTCGTTCGCCCACTTTGCAAAGAGCTTGCTTACTAAAGCACAACCGTCCACTTTGCAAGGCCTTTGCTTAGTTTAGGCTTTGATACCAAATTTTATAGGACCATGTCTGAGCCAGACCAAAACCTTTTATAGCGTCAAGACTTTCCCAAGTCTCGGTCAGCCAACTCCTATTGAAAGTGTCTATCCCCTTTAAACATCTCATCGATGCGTCTGTCGGTATTCCGTATGGACTCCATGTGTTTAAACTTCGCTCTTAAAGAGATACGCACTACGAGCTAACTCCGGAGCCTATAGTGTCCATAGAGTTTCAGAGACATTCGTCTTCCTTCACCAAAGCCGAATTCCCGGCTCTCTTAGTCCCTAGTGGACTAGGGTGGATCATTTAATCCATGGACTGTCAGTAGTTCATGTCCATATGTTCCATTCAGCACATCTTGTCGAATGGTGGGTACCGTGGTGGCTTTGTGGATAATATCGGTATCTGTAATGCGCTTATGTCAAAACTTTGGGGTTTATATTTTAGTCTTCGCCTTGCTTGTAATAATGGGATAAAAACAGATCATTGTGGAGATGGACTCGAAGGTTGCTCTTTCTTATATGAAAGATACGTCTGAGACTTGTCACCCCCTTGCCCGGCTAATTAATGGTTGTCGCCCTCTTCGCGATCAAGATTGGGAGCTCACCTTCCCTCACATCTACCGCGCAGAACAGCTGATCGGATGGCGTCGCAGATTCTGTTCTCCTAGGTCATCACGTGTGCCTCCTGCATACCTCTATTTGCTTATGTTTGTGGGACGAGTCTCAATCACATTGTTCGTGGTTGACTTTGTCCTCGTCTatccttttttttcctttgtcCTTTTGTTGTTCGGGCGTCTAAGCCTTCTTCCTctcaccaaaaaaaaagaaaaagaaaaaagacacACCTTGTCGAAGCTTTCTAGCTTTGCCAATGGGTTGAGTTTGCTATGATCGAACTCTCACCTTAAACATGACTGGGACCGTTGCCCACGTTGAATCCAGTATGTGACGGGAAGGAGGAGGTCTGGATGGACGAAATTTAGCAGCGGAACTGCTTGGATACTGACGCTGGTGACAGCAGAGGAGTTGTGGAGGGATTAGGAGGAAACGTGAAGCAGAGAGCTGTTTAGGGTTGAGGGTATGAGCCGCTGGTCCAGGTTCAGTTGAGGTATTCGACACATCACTAGAGAAATGGGATACCAAAAAACAGACCCCAGAACTCAGCAGTTATTCTCCTTGGATTTCTCTTATGGACCCAATCGAATTGAAAAGGACTTAAATGTCCTAACAATGAAGAGAAATGGCTCATTGTCTTTTGGGGTCCACTTTTTAAGGAAGTTGTCAATTTACTAAATATTGAAAGGCTTTATTAATTTGTCTACCTTAAATTCAATTCAATATCCAACTGCTCTACGTCTCCATTCCCTTAAttgttttataaattaagaCATCCAATCCAATTAATTCTGTTATCCTCAGAAATGGTAAGATTTTGGTTGTCTGCGCTTCTTATTCTGTTATTACAGTTTGCAGATTCATACACAACTGTAAAGTATCTTCCAGGGTTTGAGGGACCACTTCCTTTCCAGCTTGAAACTGGGTGAGTCCTTCATtcagttttagtataatttaataaaagtaGTGTTATggatgaataattaattagtgttatgAATCAGATATATCGGAGTTGATAAATCAGAAGATGTGCAGCTCTTTTACTACTTCGTCAAATCCCAACGAAATCCCAAAAAGGACCCTCTTTTACTATGGCTAACTGGTGGACCTGGTTGCTCTGCCTTGTCTGCTCTTCTCTATGAAATTGGTAactttttcctttctctctcaaaTTCAACCAACTTGAATAGAATGACCCACAGATGTTTCCTTAAAGCAGTGTTATAATTGAGTAATTTATGATAGGACCAATAAGCTTTGAGGTAGTGGAATACAATGGGAGCTTACCTAAATTAATATTGAATCCACACACATGGACACAGGTCAGCTCATATTATTAAATCTTCAACTGCATCTGCATGTACATCAGattctttataaaaaaaacaagtaaaaGGTGGATGACAAATTAAATTATCAGGTGGCGAGCATAATATTTATAGATATTCCAGTAGGCACTGGATTTTCCTATGCTACTAATTCATTTGCTTCTCTATCTACTGATCTACTCCAAGTCCAACAAGCTTACCAATTTTTTACCAAGGTACGTTTTTCACTTCTCTATTACTGTTTTTTCCCCCTCcatatatataataacaaaTTTTGGCCTTAATTTGATAGTACAGTGGCTAAGGGGTCATCCAGAATTTGTAACAAATCCAGTGTATATAGCTGGGGACTCCTACTCTGGCATTACCCTTCCAGCTATTGTTCATCGCATCATAAAgggtataatatatatatatatatagccaaGTTTAATATTCGCAATTAACTGCTTCATTAGTCAAGAGTTAAATGTTAGTGATTATAATTGATGGAGACCTAACTGTGACAAATTGAAAACTAAAATGTTTAATTTCCATTGAAGTACATGCTTTTTAGATTCAAAATTATCCCAATTCTTGCACTTCTTTTAATGTTGCAGGAAATGAACAACGGATGGAACCATTGATAAATTTGAAGGTgagtaaataataatataagtgGCTTTGTtgtacaatttttttaatttaattttggaaTAATACAATGGGGGATGCATGGTGACTTCAGGGATACATAATTGGAAATCCTGTTACAGATATAAATTTTGATGGAAATGCACAAATCCCATTTGCCCATGGAATGGGTCTTATTTCTGATGAACTCTATCAGGTTATTTCTCTTAATTGCAAccttataatatataatattatatgcCTCACTAACTACTCCTCAATTTCTTTCAGTCATTGAAGATTACTTGTGAAGAGGATTATGTGAATATTGACCCCACAAATGCCAAGTGCTTGAAAGATATGCAAGAATTTAACAAGGTATAAAtacatgaatatatatatatatctctctctctctcatttaatataatgttttgtctTTTTATATAGCCTGAAAATTTTCTGTTATCATTCAGTGCATCTCAGGCCTCCAACCAGCACAAATTTTGGAACCCATTTGTGGATTTGCTTCCCCAAAGCCATTTCAAATATTTCATAACAGAAGATCTCTCATTCAGAACCCATTTttgaaattacttgaaataGATCCATCATTTCCTACAATTGGCTGTCGTGTACTTTCAAAATCTCATAGTTGTGCATACGTCATTTTTAggaagttttctagatattaaCATTTTTTCTCATGCCTATAGATTTATGGATACGTGCTTTCGTACATTTGGGCTGACGACAAGAGTGTTCGTCATGCACTTGGCATTCGAGAGGTACGAGACACAGTTGAAAGAGCAAAATTGAAAGGGAAAGTATAAAAACATAACACAGCTTAGTGTTTAATGCAGCAAAGTAGAAAGCAGTGGTTAAGATGCAACTATGGATTACCATACATGTTTGATATTCCAAGCAGTATTAAGTATCATGCTTACCTTGGGAACAAAGGTTACCGCTCTTTAATCTATAGGTTAGCTACCTGTTTTCTTCAATGACAATGTTGTTCTTGTTTCATATTGGGCTGCCAAATCATTTGTCTGGTCAATTGGGATCAACAGTGGAGATCATGATATTGTTGTGCCATTTTTGGGAACTCAAGGATGGATAAGATCTCTCAATTACTCAATTCTTGATGACTGGCGACCATGGGTTGTTGAAGGCCAGATTGCAGGGTATGCCATCTAACCATAGCACTACTAAAATTATGATCCTTGAATTTTATTTCGTGACATTAAAAAACTAACAGAGATaatctgaaaataaataattgatCATAATTTGTGGTgagattcattaaaaaaaaaaaaaaaatcaatgatgTAATCAAATTAATTCAAGCCATTTTTTCTTCAAACCGAtttctttaatttgaaatttaatatcaagtaaaattaaaatatttttatgtcTAACGACCATGATATTAATAGCGTTGTAGATTAACAATCATAAatgtattttacccttttattttccTACATATGATTTTCTTTTTTCGCTTGCTATAATTCAAAGGAAGTAAATTGAGAATTTTGGATAGGTACACAAGAAGCTACTCCAACAGGATGACATTTGCAACTGTTAAGGTATGCAATTTCACCCAATCTTTTTGCTTTATATTTAGAGTTTACTGCTCAGAATTATATGCTTTCTCTGTAGGGTGGAGGCCACACAGCTCCAGAATACAAGCCTAGAGAATGTTTTGCCATGTTTAAAAGGTGGATTGATCAGGACCCTTTGTAACTACTTGCATCCAAAATCCCAACATCAAATTAGCAACACAAAAATAGTGTTGTCACTTCGAAGGCAGTGCATGCAGAAATAAAATCCAACGCTCAACATAAAGACTTGCTTTAGAAAATGACTGTCATTAAGACTTTTATGTATCTGCTAAAGCAATAGACAGTACTCAAAATGAATAAATGGAGAAAAACAGTTGCAGCTCAACATGTAAGATTTGTCACACTATCAAAAATTGATAAGGTGTAATAAAATAACAACTtataaaagaaacaaaaaaactaCCATTTCTATTTCGTGATGTTTTCTTATTATACCTCAAGTATAATCAGGCCTTCTGGACTTTTGTTACAACATGACAGCACTATGAGGAGGTTTATAGTTAAAGTGAGATCATAATTTGTGCTCAGTAACTTCCATCTTTGCAGAATATGACTGAAAAGAGTCCCAAGAATGGAATTTCGATAACTATTGAAGGCTGATTATACTTGGGGGAGAAAGATTTTGTCTTGGGTAAGATTTGTGTTAGTGCAGAATTTTAATCACTTAGGCCTCTTATCCTTCTCACTTCTCGTGCAATTCCGTCTTGGGAAGTAAATCGTGTCTTCTGAATCTGAACCGGAACCTTGTgcctgttaacaatgagaaaggaAGTCGAACATCAGTCATTCATAATGGGAAGGGAATTTATCAGTCATGCATAATGGGAAGGGAATTTACTAGTTTCCGAAATGTCATATATGCATGTAATCTTGTATGTGCTATTAGTGCATTTACAAATTATAAATGCTTGCAAGTAGACATAGTTGTTCTATATACATATCTAattctagaaaaaaaaaaggaaaaggaaatgCAACATTTGTGCTTATTGCAGAAGTCAGATTAAACATTACCATTGGAACTTCTCGAAAAGAACTTCAGGATTTCATCAATAATTATAACCTACACCCAATAGACATTATCAGAAACACTGCACAAAGGAAGCTTCAAAATAAGGATAGAAACCCCAATAAATAAGTTGTGTAAGGTTTTTGAGAAACCACAACTAGGCAAGGCCTataaaatagagaaaaataTATGCCCAAAAATCCCTCTTACATCATAGACAAAAATGGCCACATCTAAATAGCAAAAAAAGGCAGAAAATCCCTACCAATTTACACCCTAATAACATCTACTTCATCAGCAAGACTAGGAATATGAACACATTTccaaataaatatcattaaAGATACCacactaatttatttattttatcctaattGCATATTTACATCAAAATAACCAATATAGTTGAAATTAGGAGATCATTAAGGTGAAGATTCGTACGGGGAAGGAAAGATACAAGACAATGGTCCACTCAGCCCAAGATAATGGTGTTACCTGTAACATATTATATTTTGTAATATATTTAGATCCCTTGATGGGGATAAAGGATTTGATCAATAAATATACAAAAGGAATGGAAGCTAAAAAGatagagaacacttacagaaaAAAGAACAGATAGTGGCTGCACATATAAAATTAGCATGTGAAAAATCATAGTAAGAACTATGGAAATGACAAGCCATAAATTACTCCATGGAGGGATAACACTGAAAAATGGGGGAGGAAAATCAGTTGTAAGCCAGGGGGGAaagggaaaaaggaaaaaaaaatataaaaataacaaaGAAAGATCAGAGACAGAAAGAAAGTTATTAACTAGATACACAAGAATTCTGAATCAAAACGAGTACTCACAAAAGCGACTGATTTTCACTGAGATTGTTCAAAGCATTAAACATCTCAACCACCACAAGAACCGTCATGGCGACTGTTGATGGATGTTTATCATCGAAAATGATGCATGAGTAAGTTGTCTCTCTTGACAAGCAAGAGTCAAAATTCACCTGTCATAACGAAGATTGGATATTAGGAATCTAAGTGCAGGAATGATAACAATACAAGGGAAGAGTATTGGAAAacaataaaggaaagaaaagagcaaCTTGTGGAAGAAAACAAGGAGTTGAAAATAATTATAGATTCAAAACAGATTCAAAATACATCAGAATGAATTTGGAAGATGAATGACTGATGTTAATTTAGGCGATATCATAAACACCAAGCTTGTCAGAGGCAATAGGTTCTCATACtgaaatatttttattcaaCCAAATACACTACTTGCTTGCAGATATCATGTCctttcaaaacaaaataaaccaaCCCTAAAATTACAAAACTTTCTTACTATTAAAGGAAAACTGATAACAATGACTAGATCCTCTCCAATACAAGCTCTAGTCATGAAGCATAAGGAGTGCGGTTATGCCCAGGTTGCATATATAGGATATACAGCATTGCAAAGAGATGTACAAAACTCTATATAATGAGCAGAGCTGGAAAAGTAGCAACTTCCAAGAACACAAACAATATAATAAAAACAcattaattatatctaaaagaGATGTCAGCTATATTTTTTACTTGATACACTTTACAACTTGCATGTTAAATCTCTAAGTCAAAATATGAGAAATAACGCCCAGAAACAAAACTTCTGTCTATTTGCTTATTACAAGGCTCACTAATTCACTTAAAATTAAATCTTACCAATTCATTATATGGTAGTTTGGGACCAGTATCAGAGTATAAAAACCACCACATAAACCCAGCAACTGTCGCAAGGCCAACATAAGCTGCATCAAGCAGATACTATATCACAGACCTCGTTTAAAGCATAACAtgccaaaacaagaaaaaccttaaaacacaaaacatcaaacaaaactattttattaaaatgaaaaaagatCAACATGAATTTTTATATTACAGAACAAAAGGAAAAAGTCTTTATGAAAGTGATTCAACTTCTTAGAACATTTCAACCTAAGGAGGTGCTCAGTATTTTATTACACCACTAAAAAGACCCTCAA of the Euphorbia lathyris chromosome 7, ddEupLath1.1, whole genome shotgun sequence genome contains:
- the LOC136200656 gene encoding serine carboxypeptidase-like 17, which encodes MEEQAKAMKICCFLLFLLLLQVSTTASRRSVKYLPGFEGSLPFELETGYIGVEPDDSQLFYYFIKSQGNPKDDPLILWLTGGPGCSAFSGLVFEMGPLKFDVEGYNGSLPTLLLNPHSWTQVSSIIFLDAPIGTGFSYAKTSLGALSGDFIQINQTVQFLRQWLENHPEFMSNQVYIAGDSYSGITVPPIAQKVSEGNEEGEKPLINLKGCILGNAGTDGVLESNSKIPYVHGKGFISDQLFQSLKTSCGGEYTNIDPTNSECLKYMQDYYKCVTGINVVHVLEPLCYFPSVMKCRDYDYLLSQNWANNKKVREALHIQKGSLKKWIRCNYGINYSRDIVSSVGYHVYLGNKGFRSLLYSGDHDMVVPFISTEAWIRSLNYSVVDEWRPWFLDAQVGGYTRTYSNGITFVTVKGGGHTAPEYKPAECFAMFKRWTREDPL
- the LOC136235417 gene encoding serine carboxypeptidase-like 2 isoform X2, producing MVRFWLSALLILLLQFADSYTTVKYLPGFEGPLPFQLETGYIGVDKSEDVQLFYYFVKSQRNPKKDPLLLWLTGGPGCSALSALLYEIGPISFEVVEYNGSLPKLILNPHTWTQVASIIFIDIPVGTGFSYATNSFASLSTDLLQVQQAYQFFTKWLRGHPEFVTNPVYIAGDSYSGITLPAIVHRIIKGNEQRMEPLINLKGYIIGNPVTDINFDGNAQIPFAHGMGLISDELYQSLKITCEEDYVNIDPTNAKCLKDMQEFNKIYGYVLSYIWADDKSVRHALGIREQSRKQWLRCNYGLPYMFDIPSSIKYHAYLGNKGYRSLIYSGDHDIVVPFLGTQGWIRSLNYSILDDWRPWVVEGQIAGYTRSYSNRMTFATVKGGGHTAPEYKPRECFAMFKRWIDQDPL
- the LOC136235417 gene encoding serine carboxypeptidase-like 17 isoform X1; this translates as MVRFWLSALLILLLQFADSYTTVKYLPGFEGPLPFQLETGYIGVDKSEDVQLFYYFVKSQRNPKKDPLLLWLTGGPGCSALSALLYEIGPISFEVVEYNGSLPKLILNPHTWTQVASIIFIDIPVGTGFSYATNSFASLSTDLLQVQQAYQFFTKWLRGHPEFVTNPVYIAGDSYSGITLPAIVHRIIKGNEQRMEPLINLKGYIIGNPVTDINFDGNAQIPFAHGMGLISDELYQSLKITCEEDYVNIDPTNAKCLKDMQEFNKCISGLQPAQILEPICGFASPKPFQIFHNRRSLIQNPFLKLLEIDPSFPTIGCRIYGYVLSYIWADDKSVRHALGIREQSRKQWLRCNYGLPYMFDIPSSIKYHAYLGNKGYRSLIYSGDHDIVVPFLGTQGWIRSLNYSILDDWRPWVVEGQIAGYTRSYSNRMTFATVKGGGHTAPEYKPRECFAMFKRWIDQDPL